In Manis pentadactyla isolate mManPen7 chromosome 3, mManPen7.hap1, whole genome shotgun sequence, a single window of DNA contains:
- the DCAF12 gene encoding DDB1- and CUL4-associated factor 12: MARKAVSRKRKAPASPGAGSDAQGPQFGWNHSLQKRKKLPPVKRSLVYYLKNREVRLQNETTYSRVLRCYAAQQLPSLLKEREFHLGTLNKVFASQWLNHRQVVCGTKCNTLFVVDVQTSQITKIPILKDREPGGVTQQGCGIHAIELNPSRTLLATGGDNPNSLAIYRLPTLDPVCVGDDGHKDWIFSIAWISDTMAVSGSRDGSMGLWEVTDDVLTKSDARHNMSRVPVYAHITHKALKDIPKEDTNPDNCKVRALAFNNKNKELGAVSLDGYFHLWKAENTLSKLLSTKLPYCRENVCLAYGSEWSVYAVGSQAHVSFLDPRQPSYNVKSVCSRERGSGIRSVSFYEHIITVGTGQGSLLFYDIRAQRFLEEKLSACYGSKPRLAGENLKLTTGKGWLNHDETWRNYFSDIDFFPNAVYTHCYDLSGTKLFVAGGPLPSGLHGNYAGLWS; encoded by the exons ATGGCCCGGAAAGCAGTTAGCAGGAAGCGGAAAGCGCCCGCCTCGCCGGGAGCTGGGAGCGACGCGCAGGGCCCGCAG TTTGGCTGGAATCACTCacttcaaaaaaggaaaaaactccCCCCAGTGAAGAGATCCTTAGTGTACTACCTGAAGAACCGAGAAGTCAGGCTACAGAATGAAACCACCTACTCTCGAGTGTTGCGTTGTTATGCAGCACAGCAACTTCCCAGTCTCCTGAAGGAGAGAGAGTTTCACCTTGGGACCCTTAATAAAGTGTTTGCATCTCAGTGGCTGAATCATAGGCAAGTGGTGTGTGGCACAAAATGCAACACG CTATTTGTAGTGGATGTCCAGACAAGTCAGATTACCAAGATCCCCATTCTGAAGGACCGGGAGCCTGGAGGTGTGACCCAGCAGGGCTGTGGTATCCATGCCATTGAGCTGAATCCCTCTAGAACACTCTTAGCCACTGGAGGAGACAACCCCAACAGTCTTGCCATCTACCGGCTGCCTACACTAGATCCTGTGTGTGTGGGAGAT GATGGACACAAGGACTGGATCTTTTCCATTGCATGGATCAGTGACACTATGGCAGTTTCTG GCTCACGTGATGGCTCTATGGGACTTTGGGAGGTTACAGACGATGTGTTGACCAAAAGTGATGCAAGGCACAACATGTCACGGGTCCCTGTGTATGCTCACATCACTCACAAGGCCTTAAAGGACATCCCCAAGGAGGACACAAACCCTGACAACTGCAAGGTCCGAGCTCTAGCCTTCAACAACAAGAACAAG GAATTGGGAGCAGTATCTCTGGATGGCTACTTTCATCTCTGGAAGGCTGAAAATACACTGTCTAAG CTCCTTTCCACCAAACTGCCGTATTGCCGTGAGAATGTGTGCCTGGCCTATGGTAGTGAATGGTCAGTATATGCAGTGGGCTCCCAAGCTCATGTCTCCTTCTTGGATCCACGACAGCCATCATACAACGTCAAGTCTGTTTGTTCCAGGGAGCGAGGCAGTG GGATCCGGTCTGTGAGCTTCTATGAACACATCATCACTGTGGGCACAGGGCAGGGCTCTCTGCTGTTCTATGACATCCGAGCTCAGAGATTCCTGGAAGAGAAGCTCTCAGCTTGTTACGGGTCTAAGCCCAGACTAGCAGGGGAGAATCTGAAACTAACCACTGGCAAAGGCTGGCTG AATCATGACGAAACCTGGAGGAATTACTTTTCGGACATTGATTTCTTCCCCAATGCTGTTTATACCCACTGCTACGACTTGTCCGGAACGAAACTCTTTGTGGCAGGAGGTCCCCTCCCTTCAGGGCTTCATGGAAACTATGCTGGGCTCTGGAGTTAA